From one Phycodurus eques isolate BA_2022a chromosome 6, UOR_Pequ_1.1, whole genome shotgun sequence genomic stretch:
- the LOC133404628 gene encoding uncharacterized protein LOC133404628 has product MRSGQSLWIQTLLLTSLQLWETLWASTSPLNLPAPKLLIRSWSRDSVVLVCRASGGHRGVLFRLFRYRQEVDSMELPPTEEVLFTVQRTEATQPELFCCMYKNQQGLYSAVSPYLPVQHPTDVAPTLALPTLPPPILSVEPPSGMVERGDTLYFRCSVPALRSAYKPSAFSLLRAASGGESVISQHHDTRVSNLESQEGVFSVGPLRQGEGGEYACFYHLTSGEDVVNSTVSNKIQITVKGDLPVPTLVLQRHTQVWHMLCTGSPSYPGAVFTLYLPDSRLPVASHHVPVTSHETTFPVPVQDTLLALYQCQYSVLLGGKWTNSERSRPLAISKGLPPPSTPDVSAIDWPLILGSFSAVVLFLCSLGLLLVVVHKRVKAAADKKKKRMEAKFWTHVHAKDHVVDLTLRCTSVTSQEWASGDMGADTTSRSPIWNSHSTFTNPIH; this is encoded by the exons ATGCGAAGTGGACAATCACTTTGGATACAAACGCTGCTACTAACGTCTTTACAACTATGGG AAACACTTTGGGCTTCCACGTCTCCTCTCAATCTGCCGGCACCTAAACTCCTGATCCGTTCGTGGTCCAGGGACTCGGTGGTCCTGGTATGCCGGGCCTCAGGAGGCCACCGCGGGGTTCTCTTCAGACTGTTCAGATACAGACAGGAG GTGGACTCAATGGAGTTGCCCCCCACTGAGGAGGTCCTCTTCACCGTCCAACGCACAGAGGCAACACAACCTGAACTATTCTGCTGTATGTATAAGAACCAGCAAGGCCTCTACAGTGCTGTCAGTCCCTATTTGCCCGTACAACATCCAACAG ATGTTGCCCCCACTCTGGCTTTACCCACCCTGCCACCTCCAATCTTATCAGTGGAGCCCCCCAGCGGGATGGTCGAACGTGGCGACACGTTGTACTTCCGCTGTTCTGTGCCGGCTCTTCGGTCCGCCTACAAACCGAGCGCCTTCAGTTTGCTGAGGGCAGCCTCGGGGGGGGAGTCCGTGATCAGTCAGCATCACGACACCCGGGTGTCAAACTTGGAATCCCAAGAGGGAGTGTTCAGCGTGGGGCCTTTGAGGCAGGGAGAGGGCGGCGAGTACGCCTGCTTCTACCACCTGACTAGTGGAGAGGACGTAGTCAATTCGACTGTCAGCAACAAGATTCAAATCACGGTGAAAG GTGATCTGCCTGTACCCACCCTGGTTCTCCAACGCCACACTCAAGTGTGGCATATGCTGTGCACGGGCTCCCCTTCGTACCCCGGTGCAGTGTTCACACTGTACCTGCCGGACAGTCGACTTCCCGTTGCCAGTCACCACGTACCGGTCACCAGCCATGAGACCACCTTCCCGGTGCCAGTGCAGGACACGCTGTTGGCCTTGTACCAGTGCCAGTACAGCGTCCTCTTGGGAGGGAAATGGACTAATTCTGAACGCAGCCGCCCGCTGGCCATTTCCAAAG gtcTTCCTCCTCCATCAACACCAG ATGTGTCAGCTATAGACTGGCCTCTTATACTTGGCTCCTTTTCCGCTGTGGTGCTCTTCCTTTGCTCGCTTGGCCTACTGCTGGTGGTGGTGCACAAACGAG TCAAAGCAGCAGctgacaaaaagaagaaaag gatGGAGGCAAAATTTTGGACTCACGTTCACGCCAAGGACCATGTTGTTG acctAACACTCAGGTGTACCAGCGTTACTTCCCAG GAATGGGCCAGCGGGGACATGGGCGCAGACACCACCTCCAGATCCCCAATATGGAACTCCCACTCCACATTCACAAACCCCATCCATTAG
- the LOC133404244 gene encoding uncharacterized protein LOC133404244, producing the protein MATMPLQEQEGPADRRERPMQRDVDASLDSAALDQKAPRAEPEEDTEVVQGCGDRGQTEETMTEWVRARHHPKSHEEPDEFNKLLGQGAFLRPPPNEDFSILEVEVSEWPSDDDINSPECHQNVHHLSRCDDSSPASDFSLGATEGITHQLPLDVCSPPFPDEEEETNKSCSPCSHPTDPTSDVISLDSQQAELLAQGQHELAPKGAKPEAAQQVIGQNSAPLSGVAMEPPNRGGAAFKGSVCVVTVRERQADREGERTEGASETGEQNHGGPGGDEVVRRKQGEGLVRSSEFIQIQEGKRENKDSAECPKPVRMENDSSEDSQSDSGLSADFSPRSTSDVPAASQETLPKETPIEREIRRAIEREHSLRKSRGLPKASAEYVEIPLMKTILNQTVAAKSEKFHGIDRELAGKMMLHEIHEEVGREQDLVKLGKVPGFYDKGTVRKLKEKKQLFEAFQTHRSESSLSVSSGSSSSSSSSSESRDETSSQASTVRSSERRPSTEPLRGASASSTPRGPGLSEGLSCRVLIVEKDPSAPAQKHHRTGAEVDGLVGLDLEASYVLPSFSGGHTLDLEAEEMSPKENPFFKLRSLTNSVKVEQDIREGQEREKELRKQRINLYGGATGGGGGRPVGVDGRSFRASGLDSSSSFSSGGSRHSAARQSVGKLSAWPPGQDPGDAADQPKAAQASRSSRQDPPGAPVGVGPGQRTQAARAVMRRKSEK; encoded by the exons atggcaacaatgCCCCTGCAAGAACAAGAGGGTCCCGCCGACCGGCGAGAGCGGCCGATGCAACGTGACGTGGACGCTAGCCTCGATTCCGCTGCGCTTGACCAAAAAGCCCCCCGAGCGGAACCAGAAGAGGACACTGAAGTGGTTCAGGGATGCGGCGATCGAGGCCAAACTGAAGAGACGATGACAGAATGGGTACGAGCTCGCCATCATCCCAAATCTCACGAGGAACCGGATGAGTTCAACAAGCTGCTTGGTCAAGGTGCTTTCCTAAGACCTCCGCCGAATGAGGATTTCTCCATCTTGGAGGTGGAGGTGTCAGAGTGGCCCAGTGATGACGACATCAACTCCCCTGAATGTCACCAGAATGTTCACCACCTGTCACGATGTGATGATAGTTCTCCGGCATCAGACTTTTCTCTGGGGGCAACTGAAGGTATTACTCATCAACTTCCACTTGATGTTTGTTCACCTCCTTTTcctgatgaggaggaggaaacaAACAAGTCCTGCTCACCATGCTCACACCCCACAGACCCAACCTCAGATGTGATTTCATTAGACAGCCAGCAGGCGGAGCTACTAGCCCAAGGCCAACATGAGCTCGCCCCCAAGGGAGCAAAGCCGGAAGCTGCTCAACAGGTGATCGGCCAGAACTCTGCACCTTTGTCTGGCGTTGCCATGGAGCCACCCAATCGGGGCGGGGCAGCTTTCAAAGGCTCCGTCTGTGTTGTCACAGTGAGAGAAAGGCAAGCAGACAGGGAAGGGGAAAGGACAGAAGGAGCAAGCGAAACAGGAGAGCAGAATCACGGTGGACCTGGAGGGGACGAGGTAGTTCGACGAAAGCAAGGTGAAGGACTGGTGAGATCTTCCGAATTCATCCAAATACAGGAAGGGAAGAGAGAAAATAAGGACAGCGCTGAGTGTCCTAAGCCCGTCAGAATGGAGAACGACTCAAGCGAGGACAGCCAAAGCGACAGTGGATTATCAGCGGACTTCTCCCCACGCAGCACTTCGGACGTCCCCGCGGCCTCCCAAGAAACTCTACCCAAAGAGACGCCCATTGAGAGGGAGATCAGGCGGGCCATCGAGCGAGAACACAGTCTGAGAAAGTCCAGGGGGCTTCCGAAGGCATCCGCAGAGTACGTCGAGATCCCCCTGATGAAAACCATTCTCAACCAGACAGTCGCTGCCAAGTCGGAGAAATTCCATGGCATAGACCGCGAGCTGGCCGGTAAAATGATGCTGCACGAGATCCACGAGGAGGTCGGCCGAGAACAAGATCTGGTCAAGCTGGGGAAGGTTCCCGGTTTCTACGATAAGGGGACGGTTCGGAAACTGAAAGAGAAGAAACAGCTTTTTGAAGCGTTTCAAACCCACCGCAGTGAGTCATCTTTGAGCGTGTCCAGTGGGAGCAGCAGCAGTTCCAGCTCCAGTTCGGAGAGCCGGGATGAGACCTCGTCACAGGCGTCCACTGTGAGAAGCTCGGAGAGGAGACCGAGTACAGAACCTCTGAGAGGTGCTTCCGCGTCTTCAACTCCCAGAGGACCGGGCTTGTCTGAGGGATTGTCCTGCCGGGTCCTCATTGTGGAGAAGGACCCGAGTGCCCCGGCACAGAAGCACCACCGCACCGGTGCAGAGGTAGACGGCCTCGTCGGACTTGATCTAGAAGCTTCTTATGTCCTCCCATCCTTTTCGGGAGGGCACACTTTAGACCTGGAGGCAGAGGAGATGTCGCCTAAGGAGAACCCCTTCTTCAAGCTGCGTTCCCTCACAAATAGCGTTAAAGTGGAGCAGGATATCCGGGAGGGGCAAGAGAGGGAGAAGGAGCTCCGCAAGCAGAGGATCAACCTGTATGGTGGTGCGACAGGGGGAGGTGGCGGCAGGCCAGTCGGCGTGGATGGAAGAAGCTTCCGAGCGTCTGGTCTGGATTCTTCTAGCTCTTTCTCCAGCGGAGGTAGCAGGCACTCAGCAG CCCGTCAATCTGTCGGAAAGCTCAGCGCGTGGCCCCCGGGCCAGGACCCTGGAGACGCGGCGGACCAGCCGAAG GCGGCGCAGGCCTCCCGCAGCTCGAGACAAGACCCCCCTGGTGCGCCGGTGGGAGTCGGGCCTGGTCAACGGACACAAGCTGCAAGAGCAGTGATGAGGAGAAAGTCGGAAAAGTGA